TCTTTGGGTGGTTACTCGTAACTTTCTTGTACTAATTCCCATAAATCTTGGGAGATAAATATTGACCTCATTTGCATAgcccattgttcatatttttctcccttaaatgtgggaacccaattaacttgggggtaattagtggttgaggtcattttttattttgtggttagaagtttattttattgtggagtatgttggttaatgtgtttaggttgtttggaggtcttggttttaattagctcttgataccaaatgtaggaaaatttagatggtaaaatagtgaatgaatttatttggagaggaagatgagtgaatatgtagaatgaatattgttcttcattgcacacaaaattgattacatcaatgggtatttatagtgcaagtttactaaaatatcttagatatttttaattttttaattacttttctagttacttccattatattatcttagatatttttatttttaaattctttagtttagatatttttatatttaaataaaattctagatttttctagattattttaacatattCTTCAACCCAATTTTATTTTCCACTAAATTTCACCCAAACTAATTTTAGTGGATCCTCATAGGGATGGTTACTTATAAAAAATTACCAAACTATCTTTATTATGTGTTATGTCCTGTGTTGATTTCCCAAATTAGTgttttcaaataattaattttttattaaaattatatcatTTGCTTGTTCTCAATACATGTAGTGTTCCCATGCAATTATGTAGTCTAATAATAGTCCACCAATCTAACAGATTCCAATTCATATTTGTTTTGTTATATATTCCATAGTGGACAATTTGATGGGAACGGAAGGAGCATCATTAGGTGTAATTtctttccaatttttttttatctaatccTATTGTTTTTATGGCTGTGAATATTCAGGGCACAAATTTTGAGTTTGTGAAGCCTGGCCCTAATATGAAATCTCACGGAAAGTCGGGTATCCTCACGCATTTAAACTTTAAGGCTAAGAACAAAGATGATCCTGGTGCTCCAGTTGAGACTTCTTTTGCAGAAGTTGTTAATGGTAGTTGTCATGTCTTTGCACGCATTTGTGTGCGCTTGGATCCATCCAATTCTATATCACCTCGTATGTGTTTTGAATAATTCTTAAAACACTGTCTTGTCTACAATTAAATTTGTGCACAATGATATTACAATCCATTTGacatttttattgtttcttgttttttATCAGAGAAACTTGAAGTTCATGGTTACACCTATTGTAACGAAAGCAGCAGGGTCTATCATCCTGGATGTGCAGGGTACCTAACTGGTCGGGAATATATGTATGATGATTAAAAGCTGATGAAACGATGAAGCTTACATTGTAGTATGAATGTAATGAAGCTTACAATTGAAGGCTTGAAGGAGTTACTTTATTTAAGATCAtataatgattatttattatttatgcacaaacaaaatttttaatttttaataatcattaattcttaaatgagacggtctcacggtgagaccatctttATTGTGCTGgtccaatatatattttttgccttaaaacgatcacttataatgcgctaaagtgatcacttataattttaatataattactttttatagtcttagagtgattacttataaccttaaaacgattacttatgatctcaaagtaatcaattgaagaaatgagctattttatggatccatctcatgatgagacggtctcatacaagacaaacTATTTAATAGTAAGGATTAACTCAATTAAGACCTCTTTATAAGATGGACCCTAAACGGTTGCATCTTAAAACTAAACACCGACTACTTCACAAGTATTGTCAAAAAAACAGTGCAAACCTAATCAACCAAATGGGTTTTTATATTCTGAGCATATTCCATCTATATACTACTATAACAACAAACACAACTTGCTAGTGGCTCTGGCTGAACTTAtatagttatattattattattattattattattattattactatttttttattttttttattttttggcaaataaaattttttcattcaccagaaaaaaaaagaaaatacatcAAGGCAAGGGAACTCAGCTTACCTTATTTGCATCAGTGTGAAAACGAGGTCCACCTTCTATGAAGGGTTTTCCTGTCCCACTTTTCATGTGCATATGAGGAAAGCGAGGCCTAAAACGAGCCGACAAAGTTTGTCAGCTAATGTCCAAAGCTATACAGAAATGACTATAAAACAAGCACAAAGCCTATACAAAAAATAAGCAGTTGCAGACAGCAAACAGGTGTAGTAAGCATGCCTACAAGAGCAACTAGCACAAAGAATCAATTCTCCTTCAAAAGATTGATATTCAGCGCATAACATCTTTAAGATACATTCGCCTTACTCATGTCAACAATACATCGAGGAGATCGCACAAAGTGATTCTATATTGCCTCATTCCTGCAATGCCAAATATGATATATAGTGGAGGCGTATACTGCAGTCATGACTTATTGCTTTAATCGAGAGAGACTATACTTTCTAAAGTCCATACGAGGAAAAGGCTTCAAAACTATACATGTCCAATCCTTGATTCCTGCCACACATAAAAGACTAAACAGACATTCAAAGAAAAGATGGGTGTGTATTTCAGAGTGAATACCACACAAAGAGCACATGTCATCATCTACCACCCCAATATGCCTTAGCTTGTCCTTTGTTTTTAGTCCTTGATGAGTAGCTAACCAACAAATAAATCTAGTCTTTGGTATAGATAGCCTATTCCAAACCAAATGCCTCCATTGTACCTTCGGACTATTTCCCAAGTTAGATTCATATACCTCCTTGATAGAATATTCATCCTTACATACCCATGGCCTCAAAAGAGCTGTTACTTGATAAAGCTTTTTTACAGTTCAGCTAGCTGTAACTGGCGCATTGAAAATCTCCCATTTCGCACCTTTAGTATATACTCCATGAACCCACTTAACCCATAAGGTTTCCCTCATCATATGAATGTGCCACGCGATTTTGCCAACCGCTGTCTGATTCCAAAGATGGATGTTGCGTATGCCAAGGCCACCAACCTTCTTAGGAGTACAAATTGTTTTCCAATTAATGTTGCCAGGTTTAGGTGAGTGAGCAACCCCAAACCAAAGAAAAGAATGACATATGGAATTCACAATGTTGATTACTCTTTTCggaataataaaaatttggcACCAGTAAGACTGAGTTGATGAGTTGCAGTCTGGCAGCATAGGAAAGGTGCTTACATTGCCAAGAACTGATGCGCTTGGTCATCTTATCAGCCAACTGCTCACATTCAGTAATGCTAAGGCATTTAGACGAAAGAGGAACACTTGGGTATCTAAACGGGAGTGTGCCAAGAGCAAATTGAGAAATGTCTTTAATATCCTCTTTTAAGGGCTGTATCTATCCCAGCCAAATAAATTGCAGATTATCAGTATTAGCACGGAGCCCTGAAGTATTGGAGAAAACCTTGATGCACTCACAAATAACCCTAACAAAGGAAAGGCCACCTTTGCAAAAGATCATCAAGTCATCCGCAAAGCAGAGGTGTATGAGGTTAATGGATTTGCATCGAGGGTGAAAACCAAAGGTACC
The sequence above is drawn from the Amaranthus tricolor cultivar Red isolate AtriRed21 chromosome 5, ASM2621246v1, whole genome shotgun sequence genome and encodes:
- the LOC130813571 gene encoding uncharacterized protein LOC130813571 gives rise to the protein MEYLSRSLKSIVGTFGFHPRCKSINLIHLCFADDLMIFCKGGLSFVRVICECIKIQPLKEDIKDISQFALGTLPFRYPSVPLSSKCLSITECEQLADKMTKRISSWQCKHLSYAARLQLINSVLLVGGLGIRNIHLWNQTAVGKIAWHIHMMRETLWVKWVHGVYTKALLRPWVCKDEYSIKEVYESNLGNSPKVQWRHLVWNRLSIPKTRFICWLATHQGLKTKDKLRHIGVVDDDMCSLCGIKDWTCIVLKPFPRMDFRKPRFPHMHMKSGTGKPFIEGGPRFHTDANKVCTVFLTILVK
- the LOC130813774 gene encoding uncharacterized protein LOC130813774; amino-acid sequence: MAVNIQGTNFEFVKPGPNMKSHGKSGILTHLNFKAKNKDDPGAPVETSFAEVVNGSCHVFARICVRLDPSNSISPQKLEVHGYTYCNESSRVYHPGCAGYLTGREYMYDD